From Prionailurus viverrinus isolate Anna chromosome B2, UM_Priviv_1.0, whole genome shotgun sequence, the proteins below share one genomic window:
- the SAYSD1 gene encoding SAYSvFN domain-containing protein 1, translated as MEQRLAEFREARKRAGLAAEPNTSSRSAQTSGKKAEAAATPKAAPGWLKRFLVWKPRPANIRAQPSLAQEVAQPGSSTSQPPRNTAIPLPSPQDQSFLINITFLKVLLWLVLLGLFVELEFGLAYFVLSLFYWMYVGTRGPEERKEGEKSAYSVFNPGCEAIQGTLTAEQLERELQFRPLEGR; from the exons ATGGAACAGCGGTTAGCCGAGTTCCGAGAGGCCAGGAAACGGGCCGGGCTGGCGGCCGAACCCAACACTTCGAGCCGGAGTGCACAAACCTCAGGGAAGAAGGCGGAAGCAGCTGCGACTCCAAAGGCAGCTCCAGGCTGGCTAAAACGGTTCCTGGTGTGGAAACCGAGGCCCGCGAATATCCGGGCCCAGCCCAGCCTCGCTCAG GAAGTGGCTCAGCCGGGGAGCAGCACGTCACAGCCACCACGGAACACAGCCATTCCTCTGCCTTCACCACAGGACCAGTCTTTCCTGATCAACATCACCTTCTTGAAGGTTCTTCTCTGGTTGGTCTTGCTGGGATTGTTTGTGGAACTGGAATTTGGCCTGGCCTATTTTGTCCTCTCCTTGTTCTACTGGATGTATGTCGGGACACGAGGCCCcgaggagaggaaagagggagagaagagcgCCTACTCGGTGTTCAACCCAGGCTGCGAAGCCATCCAGGGCACCCTGACAGCAGAGCAGTTGGAACGCGAGTTACAGTTTAGACCCCTCGAGGGGAGATAG